The following proteins are encoded in a genomic region of Bombus pyrosoma isolate SC7728 linkage group LG1, ASM1482585v1, whole genome shotgun sequence:
- the LOC122566168 gene encoding uncharacterized protein LOC122566168: MDDGTAASYIDMDLNFVFQNMYLEEVEIISKRKIKTEVRSSLHIERLLETLKKHNNYDKEETNFILKQFDGTQKATDWISECETECEKLKIQNEEKKIKCLKMYLEKIALEWYQTHVR; this comes from the coding sequence ATGGACGATGGAACGGCGGCATCATACATCGATATGGACCTGAATTTCGTATTCCAGAACATGTACTTAGAGGAAGTAGAAATCATTTccaaaaggaaaataaagacGGAAGTCAGGTCGAGTCTACACATAGAAAGACTGTTAGAAACTCTCAAAAAACacaataattatgataaagaagaaacaaacttTATCTTAAAACAATTTGATGGAACACAGAAAGCCACAGATTGGATATCAGAGTGTGAAACGGAGtgcgaaaaattaaaaatccagaatgaggagaagaaaatcaaGTGCTTGAAGAtgtatttggaaaaaattgcaCTAGAATGGTATCAAACACACGTACGTTga
- the LOC122566127 gene encoding uncharacterized protein LOC122566127, with the protein MVERKIAYKDKTFRIIVVYNQDTKGTWKEMEERVDGREEEVMIVGGDWNVRTGEEGGQVNEDLGKERSRRSKDKKINAGGRTLLRYLEERGWTIINGRDEEGEEWTYIGERGNSVIDYVIGNQEATEEIIDMKVGKRTESDHMPLEVEIGGPELQKKKRRKGRRREGEKGVDKRKHGKVSGKHGGMQRLDL; encoded by the coding sequence atggtggaaaggaaaatagcATATAAGGATAAGACATTCAGGATAATAGTGGTCTATAATCAAGACACAAAAGGAACATGGAAAGAGATGGAGGAAAGAGTAGacggaagagaagaggaagtgaTGATCGTCGGCGGAGACTGGAACGTGAGAACGGGAGAAGAGGGAGGGCAGGTAAACGAGGACctagggaaagaaagaagcaggcgatcaaaagacaagaaaataaacgCGGGAGGAAGAACACTGCTTAGGTACCTGGAAGAGAGAGGCTGGACGATAATAAACGGCAGGGATGAAGAAGGAGAGGAGTGGACCTATATTGGGGAGAGAGGAAACTCAGTAATAGATTATGTGATTGGAAACCAGGAGGcgacagaagaaataattgacaTGAAGGTCGGAAAAAGAACAGAGTCGGACCATATGCCACTAGAAGTAGAAATAGGGGGGCCAGaactacaaaaaaaaaaacgaagaaagggaagaagaagagaaggagagaagggaGTGGACAAACGAAAGCATGGAAAAGTATCTGGAAAGCATGGAGGAATGCAAAGATTGGACCTATGA